The DNA region ACAATTTCATCGGGCTTTTCACTTCCTTTTATATAGGCCAAAACATTTTCGGAGTCGGCAATGCCACTTGGAAAAAACGACGATGGAATTTCCTGAAAGTAATCACCTTCGGCAATGGGCGAAGCGATACCGTTTTCAACATAATGTTTTTTGATGAATTCAATAGCTTTTTTTTGTCCGGGTTCGCCCGTTTTTCTCCCTTCAAAATCATCTGAAGCATAGGTGTAAAGCATTTCCTTTAGCTCGGATGCCGTGATGGTTTTGGCGTATGTTTCAGGGGAAGGTGCTTGGGTATGAGTCTTTTTATTTTGCCCGTTGCTACAGGACGATATCGATATGGTAACTGAAAGGAATAGTGCTAAAATTTTCAAGGGTGTCATTTTTAAATTTTACTATAATACGAAAAATGTATGTAGCCCAACAGAACTTTAGGCTATTTTAACAATTCGTTACATTGGTCGGTAACCAAGCGGCGCTGTTGGTTGGCAATTTGCCAGGCTGTGGCAAAAATGAGTTGCGTGCGTTTTTCCAAAAGCGGAAAGTTGATTTTATCTGGGGTGTCGGTTTCTTTGTGGTAATCGGCGTGTACCCCATTAAAATAGAAGATAACAGGAATACCTTGTAGCGCAAAATTATAATGGTCTGATCGGGAATAATAATGATTGGGGTCGTTTTCAGCATTGTACCGATAGTCTAAGTCGATGTTGAAAAAGGTGCTGTTCACTTTTTCCGAGAGGTAGTGCAGTTCTTTGCTCAATCGGTCGGAACCAATTAAATAAATGTAATTTTCATTGTCTTTTTGCTGTTCGTCCACCCGGCCAATCATATCGATGTTGAGGTTAGCTATGGTTTGACTTAATGGAAAAGCGGGATGCGATACATAATAATTGGACCCCAATTGCCCTACTTCTTCGGCGGTTAAATGGAGAAAAAGGACACTTCTTTTTGGACCATAACCTTGATTTTTGGCTATCTTAAAAGCTTGTGCCATTTCCATCAGGGCAACATTGCCCGAGCCATCATCATCTGCTCCTGGATATATGGTTCCGTTTTCAGATACTCCCAAATGGTCTAAATGCGCTGAAACGATAACGACTTCGCCTGGTTTTTCGGTGCCTTCAATAAATGCCAAAACATTTTCTGAACTTTCATATTTATCGTTCATAAAATTTGATGGCACCGTTTGGAAGTATTTGTCGTTTCTAAATGGCGAAGCAATACTTTGACTTTGGTAGTAATTTTTTAAATATAGCGCTGCTTTTTTCTGTCCGGGTTCGCCCACTTTTCGGCCTTCAAATTCATCGGAACAAAACTGATATAGATTAGTTTTAAGCTCGTTTGCCGTAATTGTGCTGGCATATTTCATTACCAAAACGCTGTCGGTAAGTATAATGCTGTCTTTTATGTTTTGTATTTTGGTGGTGTACTTTGGTGTAGCACAAGTGCCTACCAATGTAATGAGAGAGAGGGTACAGAGGGCTTTCATGTTGTTTTATAGGTTTAATCCCATGCAACTTACAATCAAAACATTCTCTGGGGCAGGAAAACTTTTAGTATGCGAGTTTCATATAAATATTACGACAAATATAAAAAAAATGAGGAGTTAGCTGCTATTCAATAGTAATATCTTCCAGTTCACTTTCGTCTATTTCAATCTCTTCGATTTCAAGGTCTTCCAATTCCTCTATGGCTTGCTCTTCCAATTGGGTCTCTTTGGCGTTTAAATCGTCTGTATTGGCCACTTCGGTTTCGGTAAAAATAGCCTTGTAGGTAGTGAGTGCCAATGCCATAATAGTCAACAAAAATGAAAACTGAATGATTTTTTTCACTTTACCTGTTTTTTTTGACAAGTAGAAAGCAGCTAAACCGAAAATGAGAGCCGCAATTGATGGGAAAACCGCAAGATTTGAAACAGGAAGTACGGCCAAAATTATAGCTAATATTGAGGCTGCAACGGCCAAAATGGTAAACAATTTTTTCATCTGTTAATGTTTTTGTTGAATTGTCAGATTTAATTTTTTAAGCCTGTGGCCGATTTAATTTTAAGTTCGCCCGTACCCACAGGTATTTTAAACTTGCCGTAAACGGGTATTTTGTTGGCATCGGCAGTGAGCCAAAGCGTGCCTTTTACGGCTCCCGATTCGCTCGACCCAATAGACAGTTTGTAACAGCTTTTGCTGCCAATAGCCGTACTGATGGTTTCTTTTCCTAAATAGGTAATGGCGCCTTTAAATTCTTCACGGTCGAAAATGATGGGGAAAGTTTTATTGGTGCCGGCGGACATGCTTTCAAAATCCATTAAACGGATAAAATACATGGTAGAAATTATATCTTTTGTGCCCGAGCCAATATTTACGGTTTTGTTTTCGGTGTGGCTTTTTTTCTTCATGACGGTTTTTACCGTTCCGCTTTTATGGCTGTAGGTGTATTTCATGTTTTTGTAGTAACCACCTTCGTTAATATCGCGGTTGTACAAATACGGGGTTAAGGTTTTTGGGTTTACATAGCTTTCGTAAAGGTCTCTTATTTTGAAGAAATTGTCCCATTTACTATAAGTGGTAGCGGTACATTTTAAGCGTAATAATGTGGCTTTCG from Tamlana crocina includes:
- a CDS encoding M28 family metallopeptidase, producing MKALCTLSLITLVGTCATPKYTTKIQNIKDSIILTDSVLVMKYASTITANELKTNLYQFCSDEFEGRKVGEPGQKKAALYLKNYYQSQSIASPFRNDKYFQTVPSNFMNDKYESSENVLAFIEGTEKPGEVVIVSAHLDHLGVSENGTIYPGADDDGSGNVALMEMAQAFKIAKNQGYGPKRSVLFLHLTAEEVGQLGSNYYVSHPAFPLSQTIANLNIDMIGRVDEQQKDNENYIYLIGSDRLSKELHYLSEKVNSTFFNIDLDYRYNAENDPNHYYSRSDHYNFALQGIPVIFYFNGVHADYHKETDTPDKINFPLLEKRTQLIFATAWQIANQQRRLVTDQCNELLK
- a CDS encoding FUSC family protein yields the protein MKKLFTILAVAASILAIILAVLPVSNLAVFPSIAALIFGLAAFYLSKKTGKVKKIIQFSFLLTIMALALTTYKAIFTETEVANTDDLNAKETQLEEQAIEELEDLEIEEIEIDESELEDITIE
- a CDS encoding DUF3108 domain-containing protein, with product MLRILIALTCFISVSLGAQNNAIGFNETLTYTAAYNMSGILTDLAQVTMETSPVKTSKATLLRLKCTATTYSKWDNFFKIRDLYESYVNPKTLTPYLYNRDINEGGYYKNMKYTYSHKSGTVKTVMKKKSHTENKTVNIGSGTKDIISTMYFIRLMDFESMSAGTNKTFPIIFDREEFKGAITYLGKETISTAIGSKSCYKLSIGSSESGAVKGTLWLTADANKIPVYGKFKIPVGTGELKIKSATGLKN